In one window of Prevotella fusca JCM 17724 DNA:
- a CDS encoding L-threonylcarbamoyladenylate synthase: MKQEDDIKKAIEVMRKGGIILYPTDTVWGIGCDATNAEAVAKVYALKRRDDSKALICLVDSENRLQRYIRNVPDVAWQLIEAVEKPTTLILDGAVNLAPNLIAEDGSIGIRVTKEPFSHELCYRFQKAIVSTSANVSGEPAAQNYCDISQEILDGVDYVCESRRQEHKPHTPSSIIKLAADGEVTIIRK; encoded by the coding sequence ATGAAACAGGAAGACGACATCAAGAAAGCAATTGAAGTGATGAGAAAGGGTGGTATTATCCTTTATCCAACTGATACTGTGTGGGGTATAGGGTGTGACGCTACCAATGCGGAGGCAGTGGCAAAGGTATATGCCTTGAAACGTAGAGATGACTCAAAGGCACTTATCTGCCTGGTTGATTCTGAAAATCGTCTTCAGCGTTATATACGTAACGTACCTGATGTTGCCTGGCAGCTGATAGAAGCTGTTGAGAAACCGACAACATTGATTCTTGATGGCGCTGTGAATCTTGCACCAAACCTGATAGCTGAAGACGGTTCTATTGGTATTCGTGTTACAAAGGAACCTTTTTCCCATGAGTTATGTTACAGATTTCAGAAAGCAATTGTAAGTACTTCGGCAAATGTCAGTGGTGAACCAGCTGCACAGAATTATTGTGATATTTCACAGGAGATTCTTGATGGCGTTGATTATGTTTGTGAGTCACGACGTCAGGAACACAAGCCACATACACCATCCAGTATTATCAAGTTGGCTGCTGATGGCGAAGTAACAATCATAAGGAAATAA
- a CDS encoding cytochrome c biogenesis protein ResB: protein MWNKPYTLKEGTAVVVGLLVTGALLQMTMGPLEWGIFVWPANLIILILFILILIAIFALRKRSYFCRFMTTMQAAIPAIAAAVVLTIIMGLTKQVAEGKSPVDPIGLSKMLNFWSFIFVYLWMTAIVGEVTLNQIAHFSWRRLPILTSHVGLFLVLTLGSADMQRLKMYCETGQVEWRGLDAFGKVHHLPVAIQLEKFTIDEYPPKLMLIDKMGFPLPNGKPENILVDKNVKSSQLLDCKIEILKRVDNAIPVMLSKMVGKMPGGMMANIRMDSLGQARNKEGYITTDGSGSACALFVKVTTGVSSTASKGSETKKRQQRTKTGWLTCGSYLFPYQALNLDDGRKLVMPNREPRRFASLVDIYTQEGKNIHTEIEVNKPFSIEGWKIYQLSYNEQMGKWSNLSVFELVTDPWMPCVYVGIFLLLFGAVGMFLTASRKKEVKL, encoded by the coding sequence ATGTGGAATAAACCTTATACACTGAAAGAAGGTACAGCTGTTGTTGTTGGATTATTGGTTACAGGTGCATTGTTACAGATGACAATGGGACCTTTAGAGTGGGGTATCTTTGTCTGGCCTGCCAACCTTATCATACTTATCTTATTTATACTGATACTTATTGCAATCTTTGCATTGCGTAAGCGGTCTTATTTCTGTCGTTTCATGACTACCATGCAAGCGGCTATTCCTGCTATTGCTGCAGCGGTGGTACTAACCATCATAATGGGATTAACCAAGCAAGTAGCAGAAGGTAAAAGTCCTGTTGACCCAATAGGACTGTCGAAGATGCTTAACTTCTGGTCTTTCATCTTCGTTTACCTGTGGATGACGGCAATTGTTGGGGAAGTAACATTAAATCAGATAGCACACTTCTCATGGCGCAGGTTACCTATACTAACCAGCCATGTCGGACTGTTCCTTGTCCTTACACTTGGTAGTGCAGATATGCAACGCTTGAAGATGTACTGTGAAACCGGGCAGGTAGAATGGCGTGGACTCGACGCCTTTGGTAAAGTTCATCACCTCCCTGTAGCTATTCAATTAGAAAAGTTCACTATTGATGAATATCCTCCTAAGCTCATGCTTATCGACAAGATGGGGTTTCCGCTTCCAAACGGAAAACCAGAAAACATCCTTGTAGACAAGAACGTGAAATCCAGTCAGTTGTTGGACTGCAAGATTGAGATACTGAAACGTGTTGACAATGCCATTCCTGTCATGCTCAGCAAGATGGTAGGCAAGATGCCTGGAGGTATGATGGCCAATATCCGCATGGACTCTTTAGGACAGGCACGTAACAAGGAAGGGTATATAACAACGGACGGCTCTGGTTCAGCCTGTGCATTATTTGTGAAAGTGACAACAGGCGTAAGCTCGACTGCCAGCAAGGGTTCTGAAACGAAAAAAAGACAACAACGCACCAAAACAGGTTGGCTAACCTGTGGTAGTTATCTGTTTCCTTATCAAGCCTTGAATCTTGATGATGGCAGAAAACTGGTTATGCCTAATCGTGAGCCGCGCCGTTTTGCCTCACTTGTAGACATCTATACACAGGAAGGAAAAAACATACACACCGAGATAGAAGTCAACAAGCCGTTTAGTATCGAAGGATGGAAAATCTATCAGCTCAGTTATAATGAACAGATGGGTAAGTGGAGCAACCTGAGTGTCTTTGAGTTAGTAACTGACCCTTGGATGCCATGTGTTTATGTGGGTATATTCCTGTTGTTGTTTGGAGCTGTCGGAATGTTCCTGACGGCAAGTCGTAAGAAGGAGGTGAAGCTATGA
- a CDS encoding DUF4924 family protein, with protein sequence MFVAKELRKKSIAEYLLYMWQIEDTIRAYGCSLTRIRKEYIDQFQYSEEQKEEEEDWFGDLVRMMNQEGCREGGHLQINKVLMQDLTELHAQLLQSSKFPFYSAEYYRVLPFIVELRGKAKRTADKMARTNDERLKSVASQLGESEVETCFDLLYGVMMLRLQKKEITPETKRALKEITTFIGMLSDYYIKDKAEGLDFGEE encoded by the coding sequence ATGTTTGTTGCTAAGGAATTAAGAAAGAAGAGCATTGCAGAATATCTGCTGTATATGTGGCAGATAGAAGATACAATCCGTGCCTACGGTTGTTCACTGACACGAATCCGTAAAGAATATATCGACCAGTTCCAATATTCTGAAGAACAAAAGGAGGAAGAGGAAGACTGGTTCGGTGACCTTGTACGTATGATGAATCAGGAGGGTTGCCGTGAAGGCGGGCACTTACAAATAAACAAGGTACTCATGCAGGACCTGACGGAACTGCACGCACAGTTACTACAGTCATCGAAGTTTCCCTTCTATTCTGCAGAATATTATCGTGTATTACCATTCATTGTAGAGCTGAGAGGGAAGGCAAAGCGTACCGCAGACAAGATGGCACGTACGAATGATGAGCGTCTGAAGAGCGTTGCCTCACAATTAGGAGAGAGCGAAGTTGAGACCTGCTTCGACCTACTTTATGGTGTGATGATGCTCCGACTACAGAAGAAGGAGATCACACCCGAGACAAAACGTGCATTGAAAGAGATTACAACCTTCATAGGAATGTTGTCCGATTACTACATAAAGGATAAGGCAGAGGGCTTGGACTTTGGCGAAGAGTAA
- a CDS encoding peptide chain release factor 3, which yields MNEIERRRTFAIISHPDAGKTTLTEKFLLFGGQIQVAGAVKNNKIRKTATSDWMDIEKQRGISVSTSVMEFDYEDYKVNILDTPGHQDFAEDTYRTLTAVDSAIIVVDSAKGVEAQTRKLMEVCRMRNTPVIIFINKMDREGRDPFDVLDELEEELKISVRPLSWPIGQGQRFKGVYNIYEQQLNLFTPNKQRVTEKVEVDINSKELDEHVGADFAELLRNDLELVNGVYPEFDVEAYRRAEVAPVFFGSALNNFGVQELLNCFVEIAPSPRPTKAEERMVEPTEPKFTGFIFKITANIDPNHRSCIAFCKVCSGKFQRNQPYLHIRNGKTMRFSSPTQFMAQRKSTVEEAYPGDIVGLPDSGGVFKIGDTLTEGENIHFRGLPSFSPELFKYIENDDPMKSKQFLKGIEQLMNEGVAQSFVNQFNNRRIVGTVGQLQFEVIQYRLEHEYNAKCRWEPVHLYKACWIEAEDEAELENFKKRKYQYMAKDIEGRDVFLADSSYVLSMAQQDFEHIRFHFTSEF from the coding sequence ATGAATGAAATAGAACGCAGGCGAACGTTCGCCATTATCTCTCATCCGGACGCTGGTAAGACTACGTTGACTGAGAAATTCCTTCTCTTTGGTGGTCAGATTCAGGTTGCCGGTGCGGTGAAGAACAACAAGATACGAAAGACTGCAACATCTGACTGGATGGATATTGAGAAACAACGTGGTATCTCGGTATCAACCTCTGTGATGGAGTTTGACTATGAAGATTATAAGGTAAACATCCTTGACACTCCCGGTCACCAGGACTTTGCCGAGGATACCTACCGTACACTTACCGCTGTAGACTCTGCCATCATCGTTGTTGACTCCGCTAAAGGTGTTGAGGCGCAGACACGTAAGCTGATGGAAGTGTGTCGCATGCGCAACACACCGGTTATCATCTTTATCAACAAGATGGACCGTGAAGGTCGTGATCCTTTCGATGTACTGGATGAACTGGAAGAAGAACTTAAAATCAGTGTGCGCCCACTTTCATGGCCAATCGGACAAGGACAACGTTTCAAGGGTGTATATAATATCTACGAACAGCAGCTAAACCTCTTCACTCCAAACAAACAGCGTGTGACAGAGAAGGTTGAAGTGGATATCAACTCTAAGGAATTAGACGAGCATGTTGGTGCAGACTTTGCAGAACTGCTCCGCAACGACCTTGAACTGGTAAATGGAGTTTACCCAGAGTTTGATGTTGAGGCTTACCGCCGTGCAGAGGTTGCACCGGTTTTCTTTGGCTCTGCACTTAACAACTTCGGTGTACAGGAATTGCTCAACTGCTTCGTCGAGATAGCCCCAAGTCCACGTCCTACAAAGGCTGAAGAGCGTATGGTTGAACCGACAGAACCCAAGTTCACTGGTTTCATCTTCAAGATTACAGCCAACATCGACCCTAACCACCGCAGCTGTATTGCCTTCTGCAAGGTGTGCTCTGGTAAGTTCCAGCGCAACCAGCCTTACCTTCACATACGTAACGGTAAGACCATGCGCTTCTCCTCCCCTACTCAGTTCATGGCACAGCGCAAGAGCACCGTAGAAGAGGCTTACCCTGGCGACATCGTTGGTTTGCCGGATAGTGGTGGTGTCTTCAAAATTGGTGATACACTTACCGAGGGTGAGAACATCCACTTCCGTGGCTTGCCAAGTTTTTCACCAGAGCTCTTCAAGTACATTGAGAATGATGATCCTATGAAATCCAAGCAGTTCCTTAAGGGAATCGAGCAGCTGATGAACGAAGGTGTTGCACAGTCGTTTGTCAACCAGTTCAACAACCGACGCATTGTGGGAACCGTCGGACAGCTTCAGTTTGAGGTTATCCAGTATCGATTGGAGCATGAGTACAATGCCAAGTGTCGCTGGGAGCCAGTCCATCTCTACAAGGCTTGTTGGATTGAGGCTGAAGATGAGGCTGAATTAGAGAACTTCAAGAAGCGTAAGTATCAGTATATGGCAAAGGATATTGAAGGACGTGATGTGTTCCTTGCTGATTCCAGCTACGTGCTAAGCATGGCACAGCAAGACTTTGAACACATCCGCTTCCACTTTACAAGTGAGTTCTAA
- the rfbD gene encoding dTDP-4-dehydrorhamnose reductase translates to MNILVTGANGQLGNEIQLVSKHSKDHYIFTDVCEGYTKLDITDLEDICKMVHDNNVECIINCAAWTNVDKAETAGEIVEKLNAVAPENLAKAMKEVNGLLVHVSTDYVFGGDPYNTPCKEDMKGTPTGVYGLTKLHGEEKIQTTGVNHIILRTAWLYSEFGHNFVKTMMNLTATKPQLKVVFDQCGTPTYAGDLAEAIYDIVENRKYEDNSGVYHFSNEGVCSWYDFTIKIAELAGNSACDIQPCHSDEFPSPVTRPAYSVLDKTKIKETFGIKIPYWVDSLKKCMKGLQEQDKQ, encoded by the coding sequence ATGAATATTTTAGTTACAGGAGCAAACGGACAACTTGGCAACGAGATACAGCTTGTATCCAAGCATAGTAAGGACCACTATATCTTCACTGATGTATGCGAGGGATATACAAAGTTGGACATCACTGATCTTGAGGACATCTGCAAGATGGTGCATGACAACAATGTAGAATGTATTATCAACTGCGCTGCATGGACCAACGTTGACAAAGCTGAAACGGCAGGCGAGATTGTTGAGAAGCTCAATGCTGTCGCACCAGAGAACCTTGCCAAGGCAATGAAAGAAGTGAACGGACTGCTTGTTCATGTCAGTACGGACTACGTCTTTGGCGGAGACCCCTACAACACACCCTGTAAAGAGGATATGAAAGGTACACCAACTGGCGTTTACGGTTTGACCAAACTGCATGGCGAGGAGAAGATTCAGACAACAGGGGTAAACCATATTATCCTTCGCACAGCATGGCTTTACAGTGAGTTCGGTCACAACTTCGTCAAAACAATGATGAACCTGACAGCAACAAAGCCACAACTTAAAGTTGTCTTTGACCAGTGCGGCACACCTACCTATGCCGGTGACTTGGCAGAAGCCATCTATGATATTGTTGAGAACCGCAAGTATGAAGATAATAGCGGTGTCTATCATTTCTCCAATGAAGGTGTATGCAGCTGGTATGACTTCACGATTAAGATTGCAGAACTTGCAGGCAACTCAGCCTGTGACATTCAGCCTTGCCACAGTGACGAATTCCCTTCGCCTGTCACCCGCCCAGCCTATTCAGTACTTGACAAGACAAAGATAAAGGAAACCTTCGGCATAAAGATTCCTTATTGGGTTGATTCGCTGAAGAAATGTATGAAAGGATTGCAGGAACAAGACAAACAATAG
- a CDS encoding Fur family transcriptional regulator codes for MTKDIVKKRVRDILDEYLEANNHRKTSERYAILDAVYDMGEHFSLDELGEELEERNFRVSRATLYNTMRLFIELRLVVRHRFIGQTKYEACYDNEDHIHQICTVCGTVTEVDSPEIADAIKNTKFHRFRRDGFSLYIYGICSRCQAVLSRQRSKFLTQKQVKNSHKSK; via the coding sequence GTGACTAAAGATATAGTCAAAAAAAGAGTTCGGGATATTCTGGATGAATACCTCGAAGCAAACAATCATCGCAAGACATCAGAGCGGTATGCCATTCTGGATGCAGTGTATGACATGGGGGAACATTTCTCCTTGGATGAGCTGGGCGAAGAACTTGAGGAAAGGAACTTCCGGGTCTCACGTGCCACGCTTTATAACACGATGCGACTTTTCATTGAATTGCGCCTTGTTGTCAGACACCGTTTCATAGGTCAGACCAAGTATGAGGCATGTTACGACAATGAAGATCATATCCATCAGATCTGTACGGTATGCGGGACTGTGACCGAGGTTGATTCTCCCGAGATTGCGGATGCTATCAAGAATACAAAGTTCCACCGCTTCCGCAGGGATGGTTTCTCCTTATATATATATGGTATATGTTCACGCTGTCAGGCTGTCTTGTCGCGTCAGAGAAGCAAGTTTCTTACACAGAAACAAGTTAAAAACTCACATAAAAGCAAATGA
- the ccsA gene encoding cytochrome c biogenesis protein CcsA translates to MTWSYFIIFAVVSVVLWAVGAWGAWRNRRILSFTTTGLGLAVFFAYILIMWITLERPPLRTMGETRLWYIFFLPLAGIIVYSRWQYKWILSFSTLLATVFICINVFKPEIHSKTLMPALQSPWFAPHVIVYMMAYALLGAALVMSVYLLFFKKGTDVDKEMEITDNLTYVGLSFMTLGMLMGAIWAKEAWGHYWAWDPKETWAAITWMSYLVYVHYREYHPHSIRPALWVLIISFILLQMCWWGINYLPSAQGMSVHTYNLG, encoded by the coding sequence ATGACCTGGAGTTATTTTATCATATTTGCAGTGGTATCAGTAGTTTTATGGGCTGTAGGTGCATGGGGTGCATGGCGCAATCGTCGTATTTTATCCTTCACAACGACAGGTCTTGGCCTTGCTGTTTTCTTCGCTTACATTCTTATAATGTGGATAACATTAGAACGCCCGCCACTCCGTACAATGGGAGAGACACGTCTCTGGTACATCTTCTTCCTTCCCTTGGCAGGCATTATCGTCTATAGCCGTTGGCAATATAAATGGATATTGAGTTTCTCAACACTTCTTGCAACAGTCTTTATCTGTATTAATGTTTTCAAGCCAGAGATACATTCCAAGACACTTATGCCGGCATTGCAAAGCCCGTGGTTTGCTCCTCATGTGATTGTCTACATGATGGCATATGCACTCTTGGGGGCAGCTCTTGTCATGTCTGTGTATCTGCTTTTCTTCAAGAAGGGAACAGATGTTGACAAGGAGATGGAAATAACCGACAATCTTACTTACGTTGGTCTTTCCTTCATGACACTCGGCATGCTCATGGGAGCCATCTGGGCAAAGGAAGCATGGGGACATTACTGGGCATGGGATCCTAAGGAAACGTGGGCGGCCATCACCTGGATGTCTTATCTGGTCTACGTTCATTATCGGGAATATCATCCACACTCGATTCGTCCAGCCTTATGGGTGCTTATAATTTCATTCATCCTGCTGCAGATGTGCTGGTGGGGGATTAACTACCTGCCCTCAGCACAAGGTATGAGTGTACACACGTATAACCTGGGCTGA
- a CDS encoding ROK family protein, translating into MDVTEQKPVVTGLEKPFVIGLDLGGTNAVFGVVDQRGQVLATNSIKTQAYKTVNDFVEAGVEAIKPLIAKYGGIGQFRAMGIGAPNGNFYRGTIEFAPNLSWGHDGVVPLADMFSEKLGIPVGLTNDANAAAIGEMQYGVARGLKDFIMITLGTGVGSGIVINGQMVYGSDGFAGELGHMVMVRGANGRTCGCGRTGCLETYCSATGVARTAREFLKESKEDSLLREINPEDITSLDVSIAAGRGDALAKRVYEFTGKMLGEACADFATFSSPEAFIFFGGLTKAGDLLMEPIMRSYKEHALEIFKEKPKFLVSSLDDAAAAVLGASAIGWEL; encoded by the coding sequence ATGGACGTAACAGAGCAGAAACCAGTTGTAACTGGATTGGAGAAGCCATTTGTAATTGGCTTGGATTTAGGAGGAACAAACGCTGTATTCGGTGTTGTTGACCAGCGTGGACAGGTGCTTGCAACCAATTCTATCAAGACACAGGCTTATAAGACCGTTAATGATTTTGTCGAGGCAGGTGTTGAGGCTATCAAGCCCCTCATTGCAAAGTATGGTGGTATCGGTCAGTTCCGTGCTATGGGTATCGGTGCTCCTAATGGTAACTTCTATCGTGGAACGATTGAGTTTGCACCTAACCTGTCATGGGGTCACGATGGCGTTGTGCCATTGGCTGATATGTTCTCTGAGAAGTTAGGAATCCCGGTTGGTCTTACCAATGATGCCAATGCTGCTGCTATCGGCGAGATGCAGTATGGTGTTGCCCGCGGCTTGAAGGACTTTATCATGATTACTCTTGGTACTGGTGTTGGCTCGGGTATTGTCATCAACGGCCAGATGGTTTATGGTTCCGACGGCTTTGCTGGTGAGTTGGGTCACATGGTAATGGTTCGTGGGGCGAACGGTCGTACTTGCGGATGTGGTCGTACAGGCTGTCTGGAGACTTATTGCTCTGCTACTGGTGTTGCCCGCACAGCCCGTGAGTTCTTGAAGGAGAGCAAGGAAGATTCTTTGTTGCGTGAGATCAATCCGGAAGATATTACATCTTTGGACGTTTCTATCGCAGCTGGTCGTGGTGATGCACTTGCTAAGCGTGTCTACGAGTTCACTGGTAAGATGCTGGGTGAGGCTTGTGCAGACTTCGCAACATTCTCTTCTCCGGAGGCATTCATCTTCTTCGGTGGCCTGACCAAGGCTGGAGACTTGTTGATGGAGCCTATCATGCGTTCTTACAAGGAGCATGCTTTGGAAATCTTCAAGGAGAAACCAAAGTTCCTGGTAAGCTCGCTTGACGATGCTGCAGCTGCTGTTCTTGGTGCTTCAGCTATCGGTTGGGAATTGTAA
- a CDS encoding LysE family translocator — protein sequence MQFPIQLDILDFIFKGLLIGIIASAPMGPVGILCIQRTLNKGRWYGFVTGIGAAVSDTIYALIVGLGMSFIMGPLENPTYKLILQISGSVLLLLFGIYCFRSDPMKKAHKSGKEKGSIFHNGLTAFLVTFSNPLIIFLFVATYAQFAFVQPDRPLEMIIGFACVPAGALLWWYGLTWLIDKIRGKFDVNGVLIINKVIGSVVILFSIIILLGTVFNLYHLPTVDGLMD from the coding sequence ATGCAATTTCCCATCCAATTAGATATACTGGATTTCATCTTCAAGGGGCTGCTGATTGGCATCATCGCATCAGCACCTATGGGTCCAGTCGGAATATTATGTATACAGCGTACTTTGAACAAGGGACGCTGGTACGGTTTTGTAACAGGTATCGGAGCTGCTGTCAGTGATACCATCTATGCGCTTATCGTAGGTTTAGGTATGAGTTTCATCATGGGACCCTTAGAGAATCCTACATATAAACTCATCCTTCAGATTTCCGGCAGTGTCCTGCTTCTGTTATTCGGAATTTACTGTTTCCGCTCCGACCCGATGAAGAAGGCACATAAGAGCGGTAAGGAAAAAGGATCTATCTTCCACAACGGACTTACCGCCTTTCTGGTGACATTCTCAAACCCGTTGATTATCTTCCTTTTCGTTGCAACTTATGCACAGTTCGCATTCGTACAGCCTGACCGGCCGTTGGAAATGATTATCGGCTTTGCCTGTGTTCCTGCCGGTGCACTGCTGTGGTGGTATGGACTGACATGGCTGATTGATAAAATCAGGGGTAAATTCGATGTCAACGGTGTACTTATTATCAATAAGGTAATTGGCTCTGTTGTTATTCTGTTCTCCATCATCATACTGCTGGGAACAGTATTTAATCTTTATCACCTGCCAACCGTTGACGGGTTGATGGACTAA
- the nrfH gene encoding cytochrome c nitrite reductase small subunit: MKLKTISTKFKSVLGNFLARISYRQKVALTLSLGVIVGLTGLFFYLLRMHTYIIGDDPAACINCHIMSPYYATWAHSAHARNTTCNDCHVPNNNIVSHYAFKGMDGMKHVAYFVTHSEAQAIEAEEASAEVIMDNCIRCHKQLNQEFVNTGRIDYMEAQRGEGKACWDCHRDVAHMNKNSLSSTPGAEYVEPMPPSPVPDWLQKVLGKK, encoded by the coding sequence ATGAAGCTAAAAACCATCTCTACCAAATTTAAAAGTGTGCTGGGAAACTTTCTGGCACGCATTTCATATCGACAGAAAGTAGCATTGACTCTTTCACTTGGTGTGATTGTAGGATTGACTGGGTTATTCTTTTATTTGCTCCGCATGCACACCTATATAATAGGTGATGACCCTGCTGCATGTATCAACTGCCACATTATGTCGCCCTACTATGCTACGTGGGCACATTCCGCACATGCCCGAAACACCACCTGTAATGACTGTCACGTGCCTAACAACAACATCGTATCCCACTATGCTTTCAAGGGTATGGACGGCATGAAACATGTTGCTTATTTTGTCACTCACAGTGAGGCACAGGCAATCGAAGCTGAAGAAGCATCCGCAGAGGTTATAATGGACAACTGTATCCGTTGTCATAAACAGCTTAACCAGGAGTTTGTCAATACTGGAAGAATTGATTATATGGAGGCACAGCGTGGTGAAGGAAAAGCATGCTGGGACTGTCACCGTGATGTTGCTCACATGAACAAGAACTCCCTCTCCAGTACGCCTGGAGCTGAATATGTGGAGCCCATGCCACCTTCTCCAGTACCAGATTGGTTGCAGAAAGTTTTAGGAAAGAAATAA
- the nrfA gene encoding ammonia-forming cytochrome c nitrite reductase: MAKTLKKWQGWLLFGGAMVIVFLLGLLCSSMLERRAEVASVFNNRRTPMTDSIVAQNEKFAADFPREYQTWAMTEDTSFVSKYNSSQEVDVLAERPEMVILWAGYAFSRHYNTPRGHRHCIEDLLKILRTGSPGVDGQDDMQPGTCWTCKSPDVPRLMREKGTDKFYAAKWSDWGPEVMNTVGCSDCHDARTMELRPARPALYEAWARVGKDVKKASHQEMRSLVCAQCHTEYYFEKENGNYLHFPQEKGMTCEAAEEYYDSIGFYDYINPLSKAKILKAQHPGYEVFLQGIHGQRGVSCADCHMPYISEGGVKYTDHHITSPLANIDRTCQTCHRQDAETLRQNVYERQQKVYEFRTNVEKELAAAHIEAKFAWEKGATETEMQPVLTDLRKGQWRWDYAVASHGAAFHAPQETMRLLASAMEYAKDARLQIARVVARHGFTGQIPLPDISSKAKAQSYIGLDMKKLNGQKKQFLDTVVPKWIETARKNKRFITKPM, translated from the coding sequence ATGGCAAAGACATTAAAGAAATGGCAAGGCTGGCTACTCTTCGGAGGGGCAATGGTCATCGTGTTCTTACTTGGATTGCTCTGTTCATCTATGCTTGAAAGAAGAGCCGAGGTGGCAAGCGTATTCAATAACAGACGTACACCGATGACAGATTCCATTGTTGCTCAGAACGAGAAGTTTGCAGCAGATTTTCCACGTGAATACCAGACGTGGGCGATGACGGAAGACACAAGTTTCGTGAGCAAGTATAACTCTTCTCAGGAGGTAGACGTGCTTGCAGAGAGACCCGAGATGGTCATTTTATGGGCTGGTTATGCGTTTTCAAGGCATTATAACACCCCACGTGGTCACCGTCATTGTATAGAAGATTTACTAAAGATTCTGCGTACAGGAAGCCCTGGGGTTGATGGACAGGATGATATGCAGCCTGGTACTTGCTGGACCTGTAAGAGTCCAGACGTCCCACGCCTTATGCGTGAAAAGGGCACTGACAAGTTCTATGCTGCCAAGTGGAGCGACTGGGGACCAGAGGTCATGAACACCGTCGGTTGCTCTGACTGCCATGATGCTCGGACGATGGAGCTCCGCCCTGCTCGTCCTGCACTCTATGAGGCTTGGGCTCGTGTCGGTAAAGACGTGAAAAAAGCCAGCCATCAGGAGATGCGTAGTCTGGTCTGCGCACAGTGCCATACGGAATACTACTTCGAGAAGGAGAATGGTAACTATCTCCACTTCCCTCAAGAAAAGGGTATGACGTGTGAGGCAGCAGAAGAATACTACGATAGTATCGGATTCTACGATTACATCAATCCGCTTTCAAAAGCTAAGATTCTCAAGGCTCAGCACCCTGGCTATGAAGTGTTCCTGCAAGGAATCCACGGTCAGCGTGGCGTTTCATGTGCCGATTGCCACATGCCTTACATCTCTGAAGGTGGCGTGAAGTACACGGATCACCATATTACAAGTCCGTTGGCAAACATCGACCGTACTTGTCAGACCTGTCACAGGCAGGATGCCGAGACACTTCGTCAGAACGTTTATGAGCGTCAGCAGAAGGTTTATGAGTTCCGCACAAATGTAGAGAAGGAACTTGCAGCCGCACATATCGAAGCGAAGTTTGCCTGGGAGAAAGGTGCTACTGAAACTGAAATGCAGCCTGTCCTGACCGACCTCCGCAAGGGACAGTGGCGTTGGGACTATGCTGTTGCCAGCCACGGTGCAGCATTCCATGCTCCACAAGAGACGATGCGTCTGCTTGCAAGTGCAATGGAATATGCAAAGGATGCCCGTTTACAGATAGCACGTGTCGTTGCCCGTCATGGCTTTACAGGACAGATTCCTCTTCCTGACATCTCAAGCAAGGCCAAGGCTCAGTCTTATATTGGTCTTGACATGAAGAAGCTCAATGGTCAGAAGAAGCAGTTCCTTGATACTGTAGTACCAAAGTGGATTGAGACAGCCCGCAAGAACAAACGGTTTATAACCAAGCCTATGTAA